The Bicyclus anynana chromosome 3, ilBicAnyn1.1, whole genome shotgun sequence genome has a window encoding:
- the LOC112047424 gene encoding peroxisomal N(1)-acetyl-spermine/spermidine oxidase-like encodes MSQSDKAPALFECGPDLQDRSICAIDPDDPEKCYAEPRVVIIGAGMAGLSAAARLAQRGITNLVVLEAYERPGGRIHSCWIGDVVAELGADLQDSTYCSPHPIYTMSAKEMPPRPGLPAVEHSRGLFERVVNGKMSFPSTISAYYKFRQIENEASKIFCLGGNKQHGSLINFMSLRIQQELHEYPEDQQHDAARIMFGLAHMLSARCGYDTAMLYGDHTGCYMNMPGGDVRVPLGVAGTLAPILRQIPEGTIRYCKPVNCVYWGTCQKSGYRATVCTTDGEEFPADYVIITVSMGVLAANANKLFCPALPSSKTDAIRCLGYGYVNKVYMEYCHQFWFWHKGDINFKYSTSSLMNRTDWTRGIRYIRAVPNSKHVVSAMVVGKEAWLMEGLCDKDIAEGLTDVLRTSTGNAYIPYPVTLLRSHWISDPYFLGAYSYDCNSTDGNTQRALACPLPGLADSIPPILLFAGEATVPGYFATIEGAKISGVREAERIIQLTLRYKGPPLPATETMQPKKKIECEN; translated from the exons GCAGTCCGACAAAGCCCCAGCACTTTTCGAATGTGGTCCAGATCTACAAGACCGAAGCATATGTGCGATAGATCCTGACGATCCTGAAAAATGTTACGCTGAACCTCGCGTGGTCATCATAGGGGCTGGTATGGCAGGCCTTTCAGCGGCCGCGAGACTCGCCCAACGCGGTATCACCAATCTCGTTGTTTTAGAAGCGTATGAACG ACCTGGAGGCCGTATACACTCCTGTTGGATAGGTGATGTGGTAGCTGAGCTCGGTGCTGATTTACAAGACTCTACTTATTGTTCTCCGCACCCAATTTATACCATGTCTGCTAAAGAAATGCCTCCACGTCCTGGCTTACCAGCGGTAGAGCATTCGAGAGGACTATTCGAGAGAGTGGTAAATGGAAAAATGTCATTCCCTTCGACAATTTCAGCTTATTATAAATTTCGTCAAATCGAGAATGAAGCTTCTAAAATATTTTGCCTAGGTGGAAATAAACAACATGGATCGTTAATAAATTTCATGAGTTTAAGGATACAACAAGAACTGCACGAATATCCGGAAGATCAACAACACGATGCAGCGCGAATTATGTTCGGTCTAGCGCACATGCTCAGTGCACGATGTGGATACGACACCGCCATGTTGTACGGTGATCATACAGGTTGTTACATGAATATGCCCGGCGGAGACGTACGTGTCCCACTCGGAGTAGCTGGCACACTTGCACCCATATTACGGCAGATACCAGAAGGAACCATTCGATACTGTAAGCCTGTCAATTGCGTTTATTGGGGTACCTGTCAAAAATCTGGATACCGAGCCACAGTGTGCACAACCGATGGTGAAGAGTTCCCAGCTGATTATGTTATCATTACAGTTTCGATGGGAGTTTTAGCAGCGAatgctaataaattattttgtccaGCATTACCAAGTTCAAAAACAGATGCAATCAGATGCCTCGGATATGGTTATGTAAATAAAGTTTACATGGAGTACTGCCATCAATTCTGGTTTTGGCACAAAGGTGATATCAACTTTAAATACTCTACAAGCTCATTAATGAATCGAACGGATTGGACTCGTGGTATAAGGTATATACGAGCTGTACCTAATAGTAAACATGTGGTTAGTGCAATGGTTGTCGGCAAAGAGGCTTGGCTAATGGAAGGTCTATGTGATAAAGATATAGCCGAAGGTCTCACAGATGTCTTAAGAACATCTACAGGCAATGCATATATCCCGTATCCTGTAACTTTATTACGATCACATTGGATATCCGATCCATACTTTCTAGGCGCTTACTCCTACGATTGTAACTCCACTGATGGTAACACCCAAAGAGCTTTGGCTTGTCCGTTACCAGGTTTAGCCGACTCAATCCCTCCTATTCTTCTTTTCGCTGGCGAGGCAACAGTTCCTGGCTATTTTGCAACAATAGAGGGCGCTAAAATAAGTGGAGTAAGAGAAGCCGAACGAATTATACAACTGACTTTACGTTATAAAGGTCCTCCATTACCAGCTACGGAAACGATGCAACCGAAAAAGAAAATCGAATGTGAAAATTAA